A region of Paenibacillus sp. JNUCC-31 DNA encodes the following proteins:
- a CDS encoding nitrate/nitrite transporter, with amino-acid sequence MESKSFWKSGHKPTLFGAFMYFDISFMIWGMLGPLAVVIALDYPMTPLEKANLVALPILGGSILRLVLGFLSDYIGPKLTAQIGMLVTLVPLLLGWLWVDSLSQLYVVALLLGVAGASFAAALPLAGQWYPKEHQGLAMGIAGAGNSGTVLATLFANRLATHYGSWEVVFGLAIIPITIVFILFSLFARNSPNRPEPKKLSQYGSLLKQKDAWVFCAFYCVTFGGFVGLCNYLTIFFNTQYGLSPVHAADITTFCVIAGSFFRPVGGYLADKIGGTRMLTFLYTGACIMLIGVSFMPPLPVVVVMLFLGMMCLGAGNGSVFQLVPQRFGNEIGLMTGIVGAAGGLGGYALPLILGQLYSSYHSYTPGFVILSLIAAASMFLVLIMQSRWRVSWLNKSSKSITESPSLTS; translated from the coding sequence ATGGAGAGTAAAAGTTTTTGGAAGAGCGGGCATAAGCCTACCCTGTTCGGGGCGTTTATGTATTTTGACATCAGTTTTATGATATGGGGTATGCTTGGTCCACTCGCGGTAGTGATTGCCCTGGATTATCCAATGACACCATTGGAAAAAGCCAATCTGGTGGCCTTGCCTATTCTTGGCGGCTCAATTCTGCGACTTGTACTTGGCTTCCTGTCCGATTATATCGGGCCGAAGCTGACCGCACAGATCGGGATGCTCGTCACACTTGTGCCTCTGCTACTGGGCTGGCTATGGGTTGACTCCCTGAGCCAACTGTATGTAGTAGCTCTCTTGCTTGGTGTAGCAGGCGCCTCCTTTGCTGCTGCTCTTCCTTTGGCAGGACAGTGGTATCCCAAGGAGCATCAGGGTCTGGCCATGGGTATTGCTGGGGCAGGTAACAGCGGAACAGTACTCGCAACGTTGTTTGCCAATCGCTTGGCTACCCATTATGGCAGCTGGGAAGTGGTATTTGGACTGGCAATTATCCCCATCACAATCGTATTTATTCTCTTTTCTCTCTTTGCTCGTAACAGCCCCAACCGGCCTGAACCAAAGAAACTGTCTCAATACGGAAGTCTGCTGAAACAAAAGGATGCATGGGTATTCTGTGCCTTTTATTGTGTTACCTTTGGTGGCTTCGTGGGGTTATGCAACTATCTGACCATCTTCTTCAACACCCAGTATGGCCTTTCTCCAGTTCATGCCGCGGACATTACCACATTCTGTGTGATCGCAGGCAGTTTCTTCCGGCCTGTCGGGGGTTACCTGGCTGACAAAATTGGCGGAACACGCATGCTGACCTTTCTGTACACAGGAGCATGTATCATGCTGATTGGCGTGTCCTTCATGCCACCACTTCCCGTTGTGGTCGTCATGTTGTTCCTTGGCATGATGTGTCTTGGTGCCGGGAATGGCTCCGTGTTCCAACTGGTTCCCCAACGATTCGGCAACGAGATTGGACTGATGACTGGTATTGTAGGTGCCGCTGGCGGATTGGGCGGATATGCATTGCCCCTCATTCTCGGTCAACTGTACAGTTCCTACCACTCCTATACACCCGGCTTTGTCATTCTTAGTCTGATTGCGGCTGCGTCCATGTTCCTCGTTCTCATCATGCAATCGCGTTGGCGTGTCAGCTGGCTGAATAAAAGCAGCAAGAGCATCACTGAATCTCCGTCCCTCACGTCCTAA
- a CDS encoding helix-turn-helix transcriptional regulator, which yields MNHDVRLQALSAFLKNQRSKISPESVGLPAGSRRRTPGLRREEVSQLAGVSTTWYTWLEQGRDIQVSHSVLDNIASALRLTSDERKYLFSLALEYHSELHILDEKPLQIPPSLQKILQELRNCPTIISDRRCHIVGWNEAARHVFMDFEQIPAEQRNMISLLFERKEFRRLAVNWEDFVSGFLAIFRAYYGQYVDDEWYNMFLDDMMDRYPDFHILWKQSSVSSAPDVLIEFRHSKAGKMLFDLTSLQVQGNVDLRCSIYTPAIDTATERKLIRLMEPKAEHDSDKS from the coding sequence TTGAACCATGATGTCAGGCTACAGGCATTGTCCGCATTTCTAAAAAACCAGCGATCCAAAATTTCTCCCGAGTCCGTCGGTTTACCCGCAGGCTCGCGTCGAAGAACGCCTGGATTAAGAAGAGAAGAAGTATCCCAATTGGCAGGCGTAAGCACAACGTGGTACACCTGGCTTGAACAAGGCCGGGATATTCAGGTATCTCATTCGGTGTTGGACAATATTGCGTCAGCTCTCAGGCTCACCTCGGACGAACGGAAGTACTTGTTTTCCCTTGCGCTGGAGTACCATTCGGAACTTCATATCCTGGATGAGAAGCCACTCCAAATTCCTCCTTCCTTGCAAAAAATATTGCAGGAACTTCGCAATTGCCCCACGATCATCTCGGATCGACGCTGTCACATTGTGGGCTGGAATGAAGCCGCCCGGCATGTGTTTATGGATTTTGAACAGATTCCTGCGGAACAGCGGAACATGATCAGCTTGTTGTTTGAACGAAAGGAATTTCGGAGACTGGCCGTCAATTGGGAAGATTTTGTTAGCGGCTTCCTGGCTATTTTCCGTGCTTATTACGGTCAATATGTTGATGATGAATGGTATAACATGTTTTTGGACGACATGATGGACAGATATCCTGATTTTCACATCCTCTGGAAACAAAGCAGTGTCAGTAGTGCCCCGGATGTATTGATTGAATTTAGACATTCCAAAGCTGGCAAAATGCTTTTTGATCTTACTTCACTACAGGTTCAAGGAAATGTTGATCTGCGATGCAGCATCTACACACCTGCAATAGACACAGCTACCGAGCGGAAATTGATCCGTCTCATGGAACCGAAGGCAGAACACGACTCTGATAAGAGCTGA
- the fabF gene encoding beta-ketoacyl-ACP synthase II: MERVVITGMGIISPLGNDVQPFWNGLVEGKSGVSPIESFDTTSYKTKIAGAVRDFDGEGRFGRKEARRMDRFVQFAVAAADQALADSGLVMDHVDRERVGVYIGSGIGGIQTLMEQGKLLSERGPSRVSPTLVPMMISNMAAAMVSMRFGCWGPTLSPVTACSIGNTAIGEAFRLIRHGGADVIFAGGTEAAVTEVSLASFGNATALSTRNDAYEGASRPFDAGRDGFVMAEGAGVLVVESLSHALARGANILAEIVGYGASSDAYHMVATHPEGRGAYLAMKAALADAQLQPHEIDVINAHATSTEAGDLSETRAIKQLFGAEAYTIPVTANKSMTGHMLGAAGGAEAISLIQSLRSGIIPPTINQEHSDPECDLDYVPNVAREADLKIGMSNSFGFGGHNAVIILQKYSS; the protein is encoded by the coding sequence ATGGAGCGTGTAGTTATTACAGGAATGGGGATTATCTCTCCTTTGGGGAATGATGTGCAACCATTTTGGAATGGCTTGGTAGAAGGCAAATCTGGGGTTTCGCCTATTGAGTCGTTCGATACAACATCCTACAAAACGAAGATAGCGGGAGCAGTCCGTGATTTTGACGGAGAGGGGCGCTTTGGACGGAAGGAAGCTCGGCGCATGGACCGGTTCGTGCAATTTGCTGTTGCGGCAGCGGATCAGGCTCTGGCTGACTCCGGTCTTGTGATGGATCATGTGGACAGGGAGCGGGTTGGCGTATATATCGGTTCAGGGATCGGCGGAATCCAGACTCTGATGGAACAAGGCAAGCTCCTGTCTGAGCGTGGGCCTTCCCGAGTCAGTCCAACTCTGGTGCCTATGATGATATCCAATATGGCTGCAGCCATGGTGAGCATGAGATTTGGATGTTGGGGTCCTACTCTATCACCGGTGACGGCCTGTTCGATCGGTAATACAGCGATAGGTGAGGCCTTCCGGCTGATCCGTCATGGTGGGGCAGATGTCATTTTTGCTGGTGGGACGGAGGCAGCTGTCACCGAAGTATCGCTTGCAAGCTTTGGCAACGCGACGGCACTATCTACACGAAACGATGCGTATGAAGGGGCGAGTCGACCATTTGATGCTGGCAGAGATGGTTTTGTCATGGCTGAGGGCGCCGGAGTCTTGGTTGTGGAGTCCTTGTCTCATGCCCTTGCGAGAGGCGCAAATATCCTTGCGGAGATTGTTGGTTATGGTGCCAGTTCAGATGCGTATCATATGGTCGCCACCCATCCGGAAGGGCGCGGTGCATACTTGGCTATGAAAGCCGCTTTGGCAGATGCACAGCTTCAGCCGCATGAGATCGATGTCATTAATGCTCATGCTACGAGTACCGAAGCGGGTGATCTCTCCGAGACCAGAGCGATCAAGCAGCTGTTCGGTGCAGAAGCCTATACTATTCCGGTAACGGCAAACAAATCAATGACCGGACATATGCTGGGTGCAGCGGGTGGAGCAGAAGCCATATCGCTCATTCAAAGCTTGCGTAGCGGTATCATTCCACCGACAATCAATCAGGAGCACAGCGACCCGGAATGTGATCTCGATTATGTACCCAACGTTGCACGAGAAGCTGATCTGAAGATTGGTATGTCCAACTCATTTGGCTTTGGTGGTCATAATGCGGTCATCATTTTGCAGAAATATTCATCCTGA
- the nasC gene encoding assimilatory nitrate reductase catalytic subunit NasC yields MKLPVNSELTASRLLVKETQCPYCSVQCKMTVEALAEPVKGEHRGEYSVQGVPNEASQGRLCVKGMNAHQHALSGQRLLHPLIRRNGELETCSWEEAIQYIVKQFQSMKDDYGADTIGVYGGGSLTNETAYLLGKFARVAIGTKYIDYNGRFCMSAAASAGSKVFGMDRGLTFRLSDIPKASCIILAGTNIAECQPTLLPYFNQAKENGAFIIVIDPRRTATAAMADLHLQVKPGMDALLANMMLKVIMDAGLVDPHFIEDRTHGYEQLTYVLADLQLEQAAAACGVDLAQVRQAAMAYGKADTGMIMTARGVEQQTDGHLAVRHFLNLVLATGKIGKPGCGYGAITGQGNGQGGREHGQKADQLPGYRSIENEADRAYVASVWGVDPASLPGKGVSAYEMMERVHNQDIRALLVMGSNPVVSNPNVRLVEEALRKLDFLVVADMFLSETARLADLVLPVTAYLENEGTLTNLEGRVLLREQGRPSPGETLNDWDVLCRIAAELGKGTYFQYDCAEDIFNELRVASRGGIADYYGITYERLRNEKGVYWPCPAPGEQGEGLLFSERFAHPDGKAVFTAELSPGWNEVSPEFPLILTNGRVLPHYLTGVQTHRSAALAARELENFVELHPATAARNRVLDGEWVEIQSVYGSFTVRARVKAYIREDTLFVPMHWGGVQNVNRATRPELDPYCRMPGFKTVAVTIHPLRLVR; encoded by the coding sequence ATGAAATTACCCGTGAATTCAGAACTGACAGCTTCAAGGCTTCTTGTAAAGGAGACTCAATGTCCGTATTGCAGTGTGCAATGCAAAATGACAGTTGAAGCACTTGCTGAACCTGTTAAGGGAGAGCATCGTGGGGAGTATTCGGTTCAGGGCGTTCCGAATGAAGCCTCCCAGGGCAGATTGTGTGTTAAAGGCATGAATGCACATCAGCATGCGCTCAGTGGGCAACGATTGCTGCACCCTTTAATCCGTCGCAATGGCGAACTTGAGACGTGTTCCTGGGAAGAGGCCATCCAATATATCGTAAAGCAATTTCAGAGTATGAAAGATGACTATGGAGCAGATACGATTGGGGTATACGGAGGCGGATCTTTGACAAATGAAACAGCATATCTTCTTGGGAAATTCGCAAGAGTTGCAATAGGTACAAAATACATCGATTACAATGGACGATTCTGCATGTCAGCCGCAGCATCTGCCGGGAGCAAAGTATTCGGCATGGACCGTGGACTGACGTTCCGGTTATCCGATATTCCCAAAGCGAGCTGCATTATACTGGCAGGCACCAACATTGCGGAGTGTCAGCCAACCCTGCTGCCATACTTCAATCAGGCAAAGGAGAATGGGGCTTTCATTATTGTTATTGATCCGCGGAGAACCGCCACCGCGGCGATGGCCGATCTTCACTTGCAAGTGAAACCCGGGATGGATGCTTTGCTGGCAAATATGATGCTGAAGGTGATTATGGATGCCGGCCTAGTGGACCCTCATTTTATAGAAGATAGAACCCATGGATACGAACAATTAACGTATGTTTTGGCAGATTTACAACTGGAGCAGGCCGCAGCGGCATGTGGGGTTGATCTGGCTCAGGTTCGTCAGGCAGCAATGGCATACGGTAAAGCAGACACTGGAATGATTATGACAGCGCGGGGAGTGGAGCAGCAAACGGACGGTCATTTGGCAGTCAGACATTTTCTGAATTTGGTTCTGGCGACTGGCAAAATTGGCAAACCAGGCTGCGGATACGGGGCCATCACAGGTCAGGGGAATGGGCAAGGCGGGCGGGAGCATGGGCAAAAGGCCGACCAGCTGCCTGGCTATCGCTCCATCGAAAATGAAGCAGATCGTGCCTATGTAGCTTCAGTCTGGGGAGTGGACCCGGCAAGTTTACCGGGAAAAGGGGTCTCGGCCTACGAGATGATGGAGCGTGTGCATAATCAGGATATTCGGGCACTGCTTGTGATGGGGTCGAATCCGGTGGTATCCAATCCCAATGTGCGTTTGGTGGAGGAGGCACTACGTAAACTGGATTTCCTGGTGGTGGCAGATATGTTTCTGTCGGAGACAGCCCGATTGGCCGATCTGGTTCTCCCGGTCACGGCCTATCTGGAGAATGAAGGTACACTGACCAATCTGGAAGGACGTGTTTTGTTGCGAGAACAAGGCCGACCTTCCCCCGGAGAAACGCTTAATGATTGGGATGTTTTGTGCCGAATTGCTGCAGAATTGGGCAAAGGCACTTACTTTCAATATGATTGTGCTGAAGACATATTTAATGAGCTTAGGGTAGCCAGCCGCGGGGGGATCGCTGATTATTATGGGATAACCTATGAGCGTCTGCGTAACGAAAAGGGGGTATACTGGCCATGTCCTGCTCCAGGGGAACAGGGGGAAGGGTTGCTATTCAGTGAGCGGTTTGCCCACCCGGATGGCAAAGCTGTATTTACAGCCGAGTTAAGCCCGGGCTGGAATGAAGTATCCCCGGAATTCCCCTTGATTCTCACCAATGGACGTGTGCTTCCTCATTACCTGACAGGGGTTCAGACACATCGAAGTGCAGCGCTCGCAGCTCGTGAATTGGAGAACTTCGTTGAACTTCATCCGGCTACCGCAGCCCGTAATCGTGTACTGGATGGTGAATGGGTAGAAATACAATCGGTGTACGGGAGCTTCACCGTTCGTGCGCGAGTCAAAGCATATATTCGAGAAGATACCTTGTTCGTGCCGATGCACTGGGGTGGTGTTCAGAATGTGAATCGGGCAACAAGACCCGAATTGGATCCATATTGCCGTATGCCAGGATTCAAGACGGTCGCAGTAACCATTCATCCTTTACGATTAGTCAGGTGA
- the nirB gene encoding nitrite reductase large subunit NirB: MSKKKLVIIGNGMAGVKCVEEIIALEPDSYEIVIYGNEPRPNYNRIMLSKVLQGEHSLQDIIINDWNWYKEHGIRLCTGEMVHRINTQANYIETESGIRETYDILILATGSSPFVPPIPGIDKERVMSFRTIDDCTRMSEYSKEYRKAAVIGGGLLGLEAARGLLHLGMEAVVVHNAPYIMNRQLDLKAASMLQQELEAQGMTFLLAKNTQKIIGRSQAQGLLFTDGSKLEAQVVVVAVGIRPNVDLARRSGIATNRAIVVDDYMRTSVPGIYAVGECAEHRGISYGLVAPLYEQGKVLARTLCGQDTPEYKGSIPYSQLKVSGVDVFSAGEISGEGLQTAIQTLDGIRGTYKKVLMKAGKVRGAILFGDTAEGTALLGLVQRGAEVAELAPREDAPDPAEMAAAALPDQETVCACNNVTKAVIMKAIQEQGLQTADQVREQTKASGSCGGCRPMVAALVKHTHNQKNNGGAGTVTQLEEKSVMPVCSCTDLSHAGLKESLDHILREEHMDILHHQPVITRQIDITLILQKLDWATEQGCTVCRPSIHYYLQVSTSTMNERVTIADEHPAAGRGGMQQQFMEAGIKRKHEIQIRWDDGIPLSSYTLDVGDLAAKLCSSWTDAHMPSPVNVGIAPRPGSLVSALVQDLGLLASPVGWEIYAGGHAEHPVKEGRLLGVAETELQAALLATACLQWYRQTAWYDEPLWAWTERLGFMAIRETLLDDQFQKELAMGIIAERQGWGNEITREFRTDSFKASCKGDSMSVLQCAMQNDS, translated from the coding sequence ATGAGCAAAAAGAAACTGGTGATTATCGGGAATGGTATGGCCGGTGTGAAATGTGTAGAAGAGATTATTGCACTGGAGCCTGACAGTTATGAGATTGTGATCTATGGGAATGAACCCCGTCCCAATTACAATCGCATTATGTTGTCGAAAGTGTTGCAGGGTGAACATTCGCTACAGGATATCATTATTAATGATTGGAATTGGTATAAGGAGCATGGTATTCGGCTCTGTACAGGAGAAATGGTGCACAGGATCAATACTCAGGCGAACTATATAGAGACTGAATCCGGCATAAGGGAAACATACGATATTCTGATACTGGCAACTGGATCTTCTCCGTTTGTTCCACCGATTCCCGGCATAGATAAAGAGAGGGTCATGTCCTTCCGCACGATCGATGATTGTACACGCATGTCGGAGTATTCGAAAGAGTATCGTAAGGCAGCGGTAATTGGTGGGGGATTGCTTGGGTTGGAGGCTGCACGTGGATTGCTGCATCTGGGCATGGAAGCGGTGGTGGTGCACAACGCACCTTATATTATGAACCGACAGCTGGATCTGAAGGCTGCCTCGATGCTTCAGCAGGAGCTTGAGGCTCAGGGGATGACCTTCCTTTTGGCGAAAAATACTCAGAAAATTATCGGTCGTTCGCAGGCCCAAGGTCTCCTTTTTACTGATGGTTCCAAGCTTGAGGCTCAGGTTGTTGTTGTGGCTGTGGGCATTCGCCCAAATGTGGATCTGGCCAGGCGTAGTGGGATTGCTACGAATCGGGCGATCGTGGTCGATGACTATATGCGTACGAGTGTACCGGGTATATACGCGGTTGGGGAATGTGCTGAACATCGAGGGATCAGTTATGGTCTGGTGGCCCCGTTATACGAACAGGGAAAGGTCCTCGCACGTACATTATGTGGGCAGGACACGCCGGAATATAAGGGATCAATTCCATACTCCCAGTTGAAAGTATCGGGGGTCGATGTTTTCTCAGCGGGTGAGATCAGTGGTGAAGGACTGCAGACTGCTATTCAAACGCTGGACGGGATTCGCGGCACATACAAAAAAGTGCTGATGAAGGCTGGTAAGGTGCGTGGAGCCATTTTGTTCGGGGATACGGCTGAGGGGACTGCATTGCTGGGACTGGTGCAACGCGGGGCAGAGGTCGCGGAACTGGCTCCACGCGAGGATGCCCCCGACCCTGCCGAAATGGCAGCTGCTGCACTTCCGGATCAGGAGACCGTATGTGCCTGCAACAATGTGACCAAGGCCGTCATCATGAAGGCTATTCAGGAGCAGGGTCTTCAGACGGCAGATCAGGTAAGGGAGCAAACCAAAGCTTCAGGGTCATGCGGTGGATGTCGCCCCATGGTTGCTGCTCTGGTGAAACACACACATAATCAGAAGAATAACGGCGGTGCGGGTACGGTAACCCAACTGGAGGAAAAGTCTGTAATGCCAGTATGCAGCTGTACAGATCTTAGCCACGCCGGACTGAAGGAATCGCTGGATCACATTCTTAGAGAAGAACACATGGATATATTACATCATCAACCTGTGATAACTCGGCAGATAGACATAACCTTGATCTTACAGAAACTGGATTGGGCCACAGAGCAAGGATGCACGGTATGTCGTCCTTCGATCCACTATTACTTGCAGGTATCCACTTCAACGATGAATGAGCGGGTGACGATAGCTGATGAACATCCGGCTGCTGGGCGGGGAGGTATGCAGCAGCAATTTATGGAGGCCGGAATCAAGCGTAAACATGAAATTCAGATCCGCTGGGATGATGGTATTCCTTTGTCATCCTACACCCTGGATGTGGGAGACTTGGCGGCGAAACTTTGTTCGAGCTGGACAGACGCACATATGCCATCCCCCGTGAACGTGGGTATTGCACCTCGGCCTGGCTCATTGGTGAGTGCACTGGTTCAGGACCTTGGCTTGCTGGCTTCTCCTGTAGGGTGGGAAATTTACGCAGGCGGACATGCGGAGCATCCAGTCAAGGAAGGCAGATTGCTCGGCGTTGCAGAAACAGAGCTGCAAGCAGCATTGCTCGCAACTGCCTGCCTGCAGTGGTACCGTCAAACTGCTTGGTATGATGAACCATTATGGGCATGGACGGAGCGATTGGGATTTATGGCGATTCGGGAAACGCTTTTGGATGATCAGTTCCAGAAGGAACTTGCGATGGGTATCATAGCTGAAAGGCAGGGATGGGGAAATGAAATTACCCGTGAATTCAGAACTGACAGCTTCAAGGCTTCTTGTAAAGGAGACTCAATGTCCGTATTGCAGTGTGCAATGCAAAATGACAGTTGA